In Pseudomonas alcaliphila JAB1, a single window of DNA contains:
- the gbcA gene encoding glycine-betaine demethylase subunit GbcA, with the protein MDCTQNLSLGDPLEPVRKATAQMLNERDHSFSLPQPFYSDERLFQVDMQEIFHKEWLIAGMTCEIPTKGNFLTLQIGDNPILVIRGAEGQIHAFHNVCRHRGSRLCVSEKGKVAKLVCPYHQWTYELDGRLLFAGTEMGADFDLKDYSLKPVQCKTAGGYIFISLAENPPAIDEFLATLAHYMEPYDMENTKVAVQTTLMEKANWKLVLENNRECYHCNGSHPELLNTLLEWDDVTDPRASQAFKDQVAECTTRWDKDKIPYAHASFGLRNRIVRMPLLKGTVSMTMDGKPGCKKLMGRITDPDLGSMRILHLPHSWNHCMGDHLIVFTVWPISAQQTMVTTKWLVHKDAVEGVDYNVARLRQVWDATNDQDRRLAEENQRGINSTAYQPGPYSKTYEFGVINFIDWYSERLLNNLGDTPAQSLRQVAGE; encoded by the coding sequence ATGGACTGCACCCAAAACCTGAGCCTGGGCGACCCGCTGGAGCCCGTGCGCAAGGCCACCGCACAGATGCTGAACGAACGCGACCACAGCTTCTCGCTGCCGCAGCCGTTCTACAGCGACGAACGCCTGTTCCAGGTCGACATGCAGGAGATCTTCCACAAGGAATGGCTGATCGCCGGCATGACCTGCGAAATCCCGACCAAGGGCAACTTCCTCACCCTGCAGATCGGCGATAACCCGATTCTGGTCATTCGCGGCGCCGAAGGGCAGATCCATGCCTTCCACAACGTCTGCCGTCACCGTGGCTCGCGCCTGTGTGTCTCGGAAAAGGGCAAGGTCGCCAAGCTGGTATGCCCTTACCACCAGTGGACCTACGAGCTGGACGGTCGCCTGTTGTTCGCCGGTACCGAAATGGGCGCCGACTTCGACCTCAAGGACTACAGCCTGAAACCGGTGCAGTGCAAGACCGCTGGCGGCTACATCTTCATCTCCCTGGCGGAAAACCCGCCGGCCATCGACGAGTTCCTCGCCACCCTGGCGCATTACATGGAACCCTATGACATGGAGAACACCAAGGTGGCCGTGCAGACCACCCTGATGGAAAAGGCCAACTGGAAGCTGGTGCTCGAGAACAACCGCGAGTGCTACCACTGCAATGGTTCGCACCCGGAACTGCTCAACACCCTGCTGGAATGGGATGACGTCACCGATCCGCGCGCCAGCCAGGCGTTCAAGGATCAGGTCGCCGAATGCACCACCCGCTGGGACAAGGACAAGATCCCCTACGCCCACGCCAGCTTCGGCCTGCGCAACCGCATCGTGCGCATGCCTCTGCTCAAGGGCACCGTATCCATGACCATGGACGGCAAGCCCGGCTGCAAGAAACTCATGGGCCGCATCACCGACCCTGACCTGGGCTCCATGCGCATCCTGCACCTGCCGCATTCATGGAACCACTGCATGGGCGACCACCTGATCGTCTTCACCGTGTGGCCGATCAGCGCGCAGCAAACCATGGTCACCACCAAGTGGCTGGTGCACAAGGACGCCGTCGAAGGCGTCGACTATAACGTCGCCCGCCTGCGCCAGGTATGGGACGCCACCAATGACCAGGATCGCCGCCTGGCCGAGGAAAACCAGCGCGGCATCAACTCCACCGCCTATCAGCCAGGCCCGTACTCCAAGACCTACGAGTTCGGCGTGATCAACTTCATCGACTGGTACAGCGAGCGCCTGCTCAACAACCTCGGCGACACCCCGGCGCAATCGCTGCGCCAGGTCGCGGGCGAGTAA
- a CDS encoding methyl-accepting chemotaxis protein has translation MLSPRSLSLQTKILLAFTLVNLISIAAFISYAQYMKSLDIREQMDNRLRAAAHTVPRLLGNDYLERARTTDGLRDGEYMAQVRNLGQYVQDVDLKFAYTMMVDASGKVFYLSDAASAQELAGGIYGEHLEEYADASPAVILAARSGQAQFDEYTDSYGTFRSIFLPMRTASGQPYVVGVDVTLTSLEQAITDSLHSLLLIGAGTLAVGLLLSWLATQMLVRAIRHMTGQLNQIAQNRDLSRPLTVTSNDELGQMGTHLSGLLQDLRQTLSGALGMADSNQQLADTFLHRADDITQQIQQAAQQLADVDQHGHSI, from the coding sequence ATGCTGTCGCCGCGCTCCCTGAGCTTGCAGACGAAAATCCTGCTGGCTTTCACCCTGGTCAACCTGATCAGCATTGCCGCCTTCATTAGCTACGCCCAGTACATGAAGTCCCTGGATATTCGCGAGCAAATGGACAACCGCCTGCGCGCAGCGGCCCATACGGTACCGCGCCTGCTCGGCAATGACTATCTGGAACGCGCCCGCACCACCGACGGCCTGCGAGACGGCGAGTACATGGCACAGGTACGCAACCTGGGCCAGTACGTGCAGGACGTCGACCTGAAGTTCGCCTACACCATGATGGTCGACGCTTCCGGCAAGGTGTTCTATCTGTCCGATGCTGCCAGCGCGCAGGAACTCGCTGGCGGTATCTACGGCGAGCATCTGGAGGAGTACGCCGACGCCAGCCCGGCAGTGATCCTGGCAGCACGCAGTGGCCAGGCGCAGTTCGATGAATACACCGACAGCTACGGCACCTTCCGCTCGATCTTTCTGCCGATGCGTACTGCCAGCGGCCAGCCCTATGTAGTGGGCGTGGACGTCACACTCACCAGCCTCGAGCAAGCCATCACCGACAGCCTGCACAGCCTGCTGCTGATCGGCGCAGGGACGCTGGCTGTCGGCTTGCTGCTGTCCTGGCTGGCCACGCAGATGCTGGTACGGGCGATTCGCCACATGACCGGCCAGCTCAACCAGATCGCGCAGAACCGCGACCTGTCGCGCCCGCTGACGGTGACCAGCAACGACGAACTCGGCCAGATGGGCACGCATCTATCCGGCCTGCTGCAGGATCTGCGGCAAACGCTATCCGGCGCATTAGGCATGGCCGACAGCAACCAACAACTGGCCGACACCTTCCTGCATCGCGCCGACGACATCACCCAGCAGATCCAGCAGGCCGCCCAGCAACTGGCCGATGTCGATCAACACGGCCATTCAATCTAG
- a CDS encoding methyl-accepting chemotaxis protein translates to MRQNLERTSTELSRAHQELQKLIADVHGSTNSNIELAGDLDRLSQEAQQIGQVLQMIAGISEQTNLLALNAAIEAARAGEAGRGFAVVADEVRKLASQTQSVLADAHKVIDQVTGAIRQIAQRMGSTAERSRVLAGNADEALDALDTLVRQMAEVNLNVEQALTSSAHIQHAVADMSGRLGEMRSAFEHTRQDVDAINDSAAELGNTARNLKSGLGVFRT, encoded by the coding sequence GTGCGACAGAATCTGGAGCGCACCAGTACCGAACTGAGCCGCGCCCACCAGGAGCTGCAGAAGCTGATCGCCGACGTGCACGGCAGCACCAACTCCAACATCGAGCTGGCCGGCGACCTCGACCGCCTCAGCCAGGAAGCGCAGCAGATCGGCCAGGTGCTGCAGATGATCGCCGGCATTTCCGAGCAGACCAATCTGCTGGCCCTCAACGCGGCCATCGAAGCCGCTCGTGCAGGGGAGGCCGGCAGAGGCTTCGCCGTGGTCGCCGATGAAGTACGCAAACTGGCCAGCCAGACCCAGAGCGTACTGGCCGACGCACACAAGGTGATCGATCAGGTCACCGGCGCCATCCGCCAGATCGCCCAACGCATGGGCAGCACCGCCGAGCGCTCACGCGTCCTGGCTGGCAACGCCGACGAAGCCCTGGATGCCCTCGACACCCTGGTGCGGCAGATGGCCGAAGTGAACCTCAACGTCGAACAGGCGCTGACCAGCAGCGCCCACATCCAACACGCCGTGGCCGACATGTCCGGGCGCCTGGGCGAGATGCGCAGCGCCTTCGAACACACCCGCCAGGACGTCGACGCGATCAACGACTCCGCCGCCGAACTGGGCAACACCGCACGCAACCTGAAAAGCGGGCTGGGCGTATTCAGAACCTGA
- a CDS encoding WYL domain-containing protein yields the protein MPEAKDTLLRLFSLLRLIPEYPRYTTAPTLHEKLRERGFSVDLRTVQRDLQRLSGPFSLLDQDEGGRKQWSHSKNAPLDLRDMEPATALALYLAEGHLKNLLPQSVLDLLGPQFNKARNYLGELEQNHLGHWARSVRALPNGKALLPAPVAADTWRAVSTALLERKQLDIEYLSRSKADTKRLLIHPAGLISRHSTSYLIGSVDGYDDLRQFALHRIKNAQCQEEPSRERPDFEVDNYIRQDLNAMAPIEQVALVADISPQIAWLLNETPLSPEQSLEPLPDSDWKRLRAMVPDDQETLWWVFSLGENVRVHSPTDWVDAVKARTALTATLYQQQLSN from the coding sequence ATGCCCGAAGCAAAAGACACGCTGCTGAGGCTGTTTAGCCTGCTGCGCCTGATACCTGAATACCCTCGCTACACCACCGCTCCGACACTCCACGAGAAACTGCGCGAACGCGGTTTTTCCGTTGACCTGCGTACCGTTCAGCGCGACCTGCAGCGCCTCTCCGGCCCCTTCTCGCTGCTCGACCAGGACGAAGGCGGCCGCAAGCAATGGAGCCACTCCAAGAATGCTCCGCTGGATCTGCGCGATATGGAGCCGGCCACCGCCCTGGCGCTCTACCTGGCCGAAGGCCACCTGAAGAACCTGCTGCCGCAAAGCGTGCTCGACCTGCTCGGCCCGCAGTTCAACAAGGCGCGCAACTACCTGGGCGAGCTGGAACAGAATCACCTCGGCCATTGGGCACGTAGCGTGCGAGCACTGCCCAATGGCAAGGCGCTGCTGCCAGCTCCAGTCGCAGCTGATACATGGCGCGCAGTCTCCACGGCACTGCTCGAGCGCAAACAGCTCGACATCGAATATCTCAGCCGCAGCAAAGCCGACACCAAGCGGCTACTTATCCACCCCGCCGGGCTCATCTCACGCCATTCGACCAGCTACCTGATCGGCAGCGTCGACGGCTACGACGACCTGCGCCAATTCGCCCTGCACCGCATCAAAAACGCCCAGTGCCAGGAAGAGCCCAGTCGCGAGCGGCCGGACTTCGAAGTGGACAACTACATCCGCCAGGATCTCAACGCCATGGCTCCCATCGAACAGGTGGCTCTGGTTGCCGACATTTCCCCGCAGATCGCCTGGCTATTGAACGAGACGCCCCTGAGCCCGGAGCAAAGCCTGGAGCCACTGCCTGACAGCGACTGGAAACGCCTGCGAGCGATGGTGCCGGATGATCAGGAGACGTTGTGGTGGGTGTTTAGCTTGGGGGAAAACGTGCGGGTGCACTCCCCCACAGATTGGGTCGATGCAGTCAAGGCAAGGACGGCCCTGACCGCCACGCTTTATCAGCAACAGCTTTCCAACTGA
- a CDS encoding DUF726 domain-containing protein, whose translation MSNRFNFHTLPGPHGDLTEANIFIHGYSAGHTADDRRALLDSIPESIRHYTNIFAFWKSSHFTHFNSTSRKLLGASVRSHWSAGFAALATDRAAHYWRIRSRAVDVGEVLFSQLNEYLLTHHPTITTINLIGHSLGGRVVVSSLRSRAGQPAHRLAINDVLLMAAAVKVETAEAQQLRGLLKGRLINAYSRADWTLLMNLDEACLGRNPVEHFENIPIGEFGHSDYWKKLPEVLTYTQFKTAAGNPSPEAIELATATNPAPSLEKPADEPLMNFELNSPSDIYTRINSELAQVIASLAAPSNDETLNQAQYEARTLLIQHQQELQQQLDKLEKNAEWNTFTVAFYGETGAGKSSIIETLRILLQEPGKLASQRAFRDLQSKYGLSEERLQKLQQDLAQADNALGELTQQLSATLQQYQTQHDDTLSRISQLQATIAERKHTASIWQKFLNMLRKMPEEKELAHIEQQLPAILAARDSATTPLAAQKAEAEREKGSLEKQVQESEGYLAELNALADGEIIGDGRPDFTRQTQRYNFELDGQTFALLDVPGIEGKEGLVLEEIEQAVQTAHAVFYVTNQPAPPQTGDEQRKGTLEKIKTHLGAQTEVWTIFNKKITNAKHSLGNRALISVDEEASLIGLDDKMREHLGEHYRSTFPLTVLPAFLASTDHFAPNSPNAKRRSKILADFDADELLEKSQLRAFIRLLSDKLLSDGNAKITRANFHKANKALSQTTAQLEEVESTFTTLAEKLGVEGQSAQTQLNRSFSALKQRLETGGEQLIDNFGSTVRNAMYELIDSDIGNDVFKEALQDCMRNQQERLSKQLPEVMSKEVERFKKDAEDILNRFEQHADDLAAIYNRFSNTGLNETFEFKIKIDNGIKIAGLLGGLLGIAMAPFTGGASLWFLGLSALSVIVSIGKALIGVFNTDYKKSQQRKATDDNLHSASKQLRTSLRNGLDSALPQMQEKIALLEQALHAPGKQTNALLKLLADSVKQLKALSRQIHNAGTL comes from the coding sequence ATGAGTAACCGATTCAACTTTCATACCCTGCCAGGCCCTCATGGCGATCTGACCGAAGCGAACATCTTCATCCACGGCTACAGCGCGGGGCATACCGCCGACGACAGACGAGCCCTGCTCGACAGCATCCCCGAAAGCATCAGGCACTACACCAATATCTTCGCATTCTGGAAGTCGAGTCATTTCACTCACTTCAACAGCACTTCACGCAAGCTGCTCGGCGCATCCGTCCGTAGCCACTGGTCTGCCGGCTTTGCAGCACTCGCGACGGATCGCGCAGCACATTACTGGCGCATACGCTCAAGAGCCGTAGACGTCGGTGAAGTGTTGTTCAGTCAGTTGAACGAATACCTCCTCACTCATCACCCGACTATCACGACGATCAATCTGATTGGCCATTCACTCGGCGGTCGGGTAGTCGTCAGCAGCCTGAGAAGCAGGGCCGGGCAACCCGCACACCGCCTTGCCATTAACGATGTGCTGCTGATGGCCGCAGCCGTCAAGGTGGAAACAGCAGAGGCACAGCAGCTACGGGGCCTGCTCAAAGGGCGTCTGATCAACGCCTATTCCAGAGCGGATTGGACACTGCTGATGAATCTGGACGAAGCCTGCCTCGGACGTAACCCCGTCGAACACTTCGAGAACATACCGATCGGCGAATTTGGCCACAGTGATTACTGGAAGAAGCTCCCCGAGGTACTGACCTACACGCAGTTCAAGACAGCCGCGGGGAATCCTTCTCCAGAGGCAATCGAGCTGGCCACAGCAACAAATCCGGCGCCCTCTCTCGAAAAACCTGCTGATGAACCACTCATGAATTTCGAACTGAACTCACCCAGCGATATATACACGCGCATAAACTCCGAACTCGCTCAAGTCATTGCCTCACTGGCAGCCCCGTCGAACGACGAAACGCTCAATCAAGCCCAATACGAAGCACGCACACTCCTCATCCAACACCAGCAGGAGCTGCAGCAGCAACTCGACAAGCTGGAAAAGAATGCCGAGTGGAACACCTTCACCGTCGCTTTCTACGGTGAAACTGGAGCGGGTAAATCCAGCATTATCGAAACCCTGCGAATCCTCCTGCAGGAGCCTGGAAAACTCGCCAGCCAGCGCGCCTTTCGCGATCTGCAAAGCAAGTACGGACTCAGTGAAGAGCGCCTACAAAAGCTGCAACAGGATCTCGCGCAGGCCGACAATGCTCTCGGCGAGCTAACGCAACAGCTAAGCGCCACGCTACAGCAGTACCAGACGCAACATGACGATACCCTCAGTCGTATCAGTCAACTCCAGGCAACCATTGCCGAACGCAAGCACACTGCTTCGATCTGGCAAAAATTTTTGAATATGCTGCGCAAGATGCCAGAAGAGAAAGAACTGGCTCATATCGAGCAACAGCTCCCAGCCATTCTGGCAGCCCGCGACAGTGCAACGACGCCATTGGCGGCCCAGAAAGCCGAAGCCGAACGAGAGAAAGGCAGCCTTGAAAAACAGGTGCAGGAAAGCGAAGGATATCTGGCAGAGCTCAATGCTCTGGCCGATGGCGAGATTATTGGTGACGGCCGCCCCGATTTCACACGCCAGACCCAGCGCTACAACTTCGAACTAGACGGGCAAACGTTCGCGCTGCTGGATGTGCCAGGCATCGAAGGCAAGGAGGGGCTGGTACTCGAAGAGATAGAACAGGCAGTGCAGACCGCTCACGCCGTATTCTATGTCACCAACCAACCTGCGCCTCCGCAAACCGGCGATGAGCAGCGCAAGGGCACACTCGAAAAGATAAAAACACACCTTGGGGCGCAAACCGAAGTCTGGACGATCTTCAACAAGAAGATCACTAACGCCAAGCACTCACTGGGTAATCGAGCGCTGATCTCGGTAGATGAAGAGGCGAGCCTGATCGGCCTTGACGACAAGATGCGCGAACACCTCGGCGAACACTATCGCAGCACATTCCCGTTGACGGTGCTCCCGGCCTTCCTTGCATCGACCGATCACTTCGCGCCGAACTCACCGAACGCAAAGCGCCGCAGCAAGATCCTTGCTGATTTCGATGCGGATGAGTTGCTGGAAAAATCTCAACTGCGCGCCTTCATACGGCTGCTCAGCGACAAGCTGCTAAGTGACGGCAATGCCAAGATCACACGCGCGAACTTCCACAAAGCCAACAAGGCGCTCAGCCAGACAACAGCACAGCTGGAGGAAGTAGAGAGCACCTTCACCACGCTAGCAGAGAAGCTCGGCGTGGAAGGACAGAGCGCACAGACGCAACTCAATCGCAGCTTCAGCGCGTTGAAACAGCGGCTGGAAACTGGCGGCGAACAGTTGATCGACAACTTCGGCAGCACCGTACGTAACGCCATGTACGAGCTGATCGACAGCGACATAGGCAACGACGTTTTCAAAGAGGCACTGCAGGACTGCATGAGAAATCAGCAGGAGCGCCTCAGCAAACAGCTGCCTGAAGTCATGAGCAAAGAAGTAGAGCGGTTCAAGAAGGATGCCGAAGACATCCTCAATCGTTTCGAGCAGCATGCTGACGATCTGGCCGCGATCTACAACCGATTCAGCAACACAGGACTCAACGAGACATTCGAGTTCAAGATAAAGATCGATAACGGCATCAAGATCGCCGGACTGCTCGGCGGTCTTCTCGGCATCGCCATGGCGCCATTTACCGGAGGAGCCAGCTTGTGGTTCCTAGGTCTTTCCGCCCTTTCCGTCATTGTCTCTATCGGCAAGGCGCTGATCGGTGTGTTCAACACCGACTACAAGAAGTCCCAACAACGCAAAGCCACCGACGACAACCTGCACAGCGCCAGCAAGCAGCTGCGCACATCCCTGAGAAATGGCCTCGATAGCGCGCTGCCGCAAATGCAGGAAAAGATTGCCCTGCTGGAGCAGGCGCTGCATGCGCCCGGCAAGCAAACCAACGCACTGCTGAAGTTACTGGCCGACTCGGTCAAGCAGCTGAAAGCCCTTTCCCGGCAAATCCACAACGCAGGAACCCTGTAA
- a CDS encoding LeoA/HP0731 family dynamin-like GTPase — MENTLNIFKNQQSVAVDLLARLLQFLQEGSQAGVAIDSALYGKLQNAIDNVSAQKLKVALIGGFSEGKTSIAAAWMERLDKSSMKISHQESSNEVKVYEVGEDFVLIDTPGLYGFKEQENTDTHAIEKYKDITKKYVSEAHLVLYVMNPTNPIKESHEDDLVWLFRTLGLLPRTVFVLSRFDEVADVEDEQDYQSNLDVKRRNVSGRLSELVGLTEQEIAELSIVAVAANPFDLGVEHWLANIEQFKALSHIATLQTATLEKIRKNGGNTALANEMRASVIRDVLGKQLPVAIENDKTVSHEVARLSELNTHVKSQLSSTERQIEDVRINLRDFATRYFSDLILQAKGCSLETFTDFFEREVGAEGIMLATRLQNEFSRQTQSITLEVEKMQLGFDTEVNHFNTTIKALGKDGINHLLKGNLINNTTVLAARDGLVTAAKTVGMDIGKYLKFKPWGAVNFAKGANGALAVIGVAIEAWDSWEQHKRETEFRKAIAEMVENFEKQRKELLELINNEQFKERFFGNYLVLKEKAQELESNLQDSLLRQQRFQAWRATAEAIDAQFHELTH, encoded by the coding sequence ATGGAAAATACCCTGAATATCTTCAAGAACCAGCAATCTGTGGCCGTCGATTTACTGGCCAGGCTGCTGCAATTTCTTCAGGAGGGTTCGCAAGCCGGCGTGGCAATTGATTCTGCGCTCTACGGCAAGCTGCAGAACGCCATCGACAATGTATCCGCGCAGAAGCTCAAGGTCGCGCTGATCGGTGGTTTCTCCGAGGGCAAGACCTCAATTGCCGCAGCCTGGATGGAAAGGCTGGACAAGTCGAGCATGAAGATCAGCCATCAGGAATCGTCCAACGAGGTGAAGGTTTACGAGGTCGGTGAAGACTTCGTACTGATCGATACGCCGGGGCTGTACGGCTTCAAGGAACAGGAGAACACCGACACCCATGCCATCGAGAAGTACAAGGACATCACCAAGAAATACGTGAGTGAAGCTCACTTGGTGCTCTACGTCATGAACCCGACCAACCCCATCAAGGAGAGTCACGAAGACGACCTGGTGTGGTTGTTCCGCACACTTGGCCTGCTGCCGCGTACCGTATTCGTACTGAGCCGTTTCGATGAAGTAGCCGATGTGGAGGACGAGCAGGACTACCAGAGCAACCTGGACGTCAAGCGCAGGAATGTCTCCGGCCGCCTGAGCGAGTTGGTCGGGCTGACAGAGCAGGAAATAGCCGAGCTATCCATCGTCGCCGTTGCCGCGAACCCTTTTGATCTGGGCGTGGAACACTGGCTCGCAAACATCGAACAATTCAAGGCACTGTCGCATATCGCCACCCTGCAAACGGCCACCCTTGAAAAGATTCGGAAAAACGGTGGAAACACGGCACTGGCTAATGAAATGCGCGCCAGCGTGATCCGCGATGTGTTGGGCAAGCAACTGCCAGTTGCCATCGAGAACGACAAAACCGTTTCGCATGAAGTCGCCAGACTCAGCGAACTCAACACCCACGTCAAATCCCAGCTGAGCTCCACCGAACGACAAATAGAAGACGTGCGCATCAATCTGCGCGACTTCGCAACACGTTACTTTTCCGATCTGATACTGCAAGCCAAAGGCTGCAGCCTGGAAACCTTCACCGATTTCTTCGAACGCGAGGTGGGTGCCGAAGGCATCATGCTGGCGACCCGCCTGCAGAATGAGTTCAGCCGACAGACGCAATCGATAACCCTTGAAGTGGAAAAAATGCAGCTTGGCTTCGATACCGAGGTCAATCACTTCAACACCACGATCAAAGCGCTCGGCAAGGATGGTATCAATCACCTGCTCAAGGGCAATCTCATCAATAACACCACTGTACTGGCTGCTCGCGACGGGCTTGTCACTGCCGCCAAAACTGTCGGCATGGATATCGGCAAGTACCTCAAGTTCAAGCCGTGGGGCGCCGTGAACTTTGCCAAAGGGGCCAACGGAGCACTAGCAGTCATTGGCGTCGCGATCGAAGCATGGGATAGCTGGGAGCAGCACAAGCGTGAAACCGAATTCCGCAAGGCCATTGCCGAGATGGTCGAGAACTTCGAGAAACAGCGCAAGGAATTGCTGGAGCTCATCAATAATGAGCAATTCAAGGAGCGGTTCTTCGGTAATTACCTGGTTCTGAAAGAAAAGGCCCAGGAGCTTGAGAGCAACCTGCAGGACAGCCTCTTGCGCCAGCAGCGTTTTCAGGCATGGCGCGCCACAGCAGAAGCCATTGACGCACAGTTCCATGAACTGACTCACTGA
- the typA gene encoding translational GTPase TypA codes for MIENLRNIAIIAHVDHGKTTLVDALLRQSGTLERNELNDERVMDSNDQEKERGITILAKNTAIKWNDYRINIVDTPGHADFGGEVERVMSMVDSVLLVVDAQDGPMPQTRFVTKKAFEAGLKPIVVINKIDRPGARPDWVMDQIFDLFDNLGATDEQLDFQVVYASALNGIAGLDHADMAEDLTPLYQAIVDHVPAPNVDLDGPFQMQISALDYNSFLGIIGVGRIARGKVKPNTPVTAIDVDGKKRNGRILKLMGHHGLHRVDVEEATAGDIVCVSGMDQLFISDTLCDINHVEAMKPLTVDEPTVSMTFQVNDSPFCGKEGKFVTSRNIKERLDKELLYNVALRVEEGDSADKFKVSGRGELHLSVLIETMRREGFEMGVGRPEVIIREVNGVKQEPFENVTIDIPEESQGKVMEEMGLRKGDLTNMSPDGKGRVRLEYNIPARGLIGFRNQFLTLTNGAGILTSIFDRYDTVKPGTMSGRQNGVLVSIDTGKALTYSLETLQARGKLFVEHGQEIYNGQIVGLNSRDNDLGVNPTKGKKLDNMRASGKDETIALVPPVRFTLEQALEFIQDDELCEVTPKSIRLRKKILDEGERTRAAKKANKA; via the coding sequence GTGATCGAAAATCTGCGCAACATCGCCATCATCGCCCACGTCGACCATGGCAAAACCACCCTCGTCGACGCCCTGCTGCGTCAGTCCGGCACTCTGGAACGCAACGAGCTCAACGACGAGCGCGTGATGGACAGCAACGACCAGGAAAAAGAGCGTGGCATCACCATTCTGGCCAAGAACACCGCCATCAAGTGGAACGACTACCGCATCAACATCGTCGACACCCCCGGCCACGCCGACTTCGGTGGCGAAGTTGAGCGCGTGATGTCCATGGTCGACTCCGTACTGCTGGTGGTCGACGCCCAGGACGGCCCGATGCCGCAAACCCGCTTCGTGACCAAGAAGGCCTTCGAAGCCGGCCTCAAGCCGATCGTCGTGATCAACAAGATCGACCGTCCGGGCGCGCGTCCGGATTGGGTCATGGATCAGATCTTCGACCTGTTCGACAACCTCGGCGCCACCGATGAGCAGCTCGACTTCCAGGTCGTTTACGCCAGCGCCCTGAACGGCATCGCCGGTCTCGACCACGCTGACATGGCTGAAGACCTGACCCCGTTGTACCAGGCCATCGTCGACCACGTACCGGCACCGAACGTCGACCTCGACGGCCCGTTCCAGATGCAGATCTCCGCGCTGGACTACAACAGCTTCCTCGGCATTATCGGCGTTGGCCGCATCGCTCGCGGCAAGGTCAAGCCGAACACCCCGGTGACTGCCATCGACGTCGACGGCAAGAAGCGTAACGGCCGTATCCTCAAGCTGATGGGCCACCACGGCCTGCACCGCGTAGACGTCGAAGAAGCCACCGCCGGTGACATCGTCTGCGTCAGCGGTATGGATCAGCTGTTCATCTCCGACACCCTGTGCGACATCAACCACGTCGAAGCGATGAAGCCGCTGACCGTCGACGAGCCGACCGTGTCGATGACCTTCCAGGTCAACGACTCGCCGTTCTGCGGCAAGGAAGGCAAGTTCGTCACCAGCCGCAACATCAAGGAGCGTCTGGACAAGGAGCTGCTGTACAACGTGGCCCTGCGCGTTGAAGAAGGCGACAGCGCCGACAAGTTCAAGGTCTCCGGCCGTGGCGAGCTGCACCTCTCGGTACTGATCGAAACCATGCGCCGCGAAGGCTTCGAAATGGGCGTTGGCCGTCCGGAAGTGATCATCCGTGAAGTGAACGGCGTCAAGCAGGAGCCGTTCGAGAACGTCACCATCGACATCCCTGAAGAATCCCAGGGCAAGGTCATGGAAGAAATGGGCCTGCGTAAGGGTGACCTGACCAACATGTCGCCGGACGGCAAAGGTCGCGTGCGTCTGGAATACAACATCCCGGCTCGCGGTCTGATCGGTTTCCGTAACCAGTTCCTGACCCTGACCAACGGCGCCGGCATCCTGACCTCGATCTTCGACCGTTACGACACCGTCAAGCCGGGCACCATGTCTGGCCGTCAGAACGGCGTACTGGTGTCGATCGACACCGGCAAGGCGCTGACCTACTCCCTGGAAACCCTGCAGGCGCGCGGCAAGCTGTTCGTCGAGCACGGCCAGGAAATCTACAACGGTCAGATCGTCGGCCTGAACAGCCGCGACAACGACCTGGGCGTGAACCCGACCAAGGGCAAGAAGCTCGACAACATGCGCGCTTCGGGCAAGGACGAAACCATTGCCCTGGTACCGCCGGTTCGCTTCACCCTGGAGCAGGCTCTGGAATTCATCCAGGACGACGAGCTTTGCGAAGTGACGCCGAAGTCGATCCGTCTGCGCAAGAAGATCCTCGACGAAGGCGAGCGCACCCGCGCTGCCAAGAAAGCCAACAAGGCCTGA